One Cytophagales bacterium DNA window includes the following coding sequences:
- the gdhA gene encoding NADP-specific glutamate dehydrogenase, translating to MSSISPAVAAFMEKVSYRNAHEPEFLQAVQEVAETIIPFVEQHPEYQSANLLERICEPERVIMFRVPWIDDQGNYQVNRGIRVQMNSAIGPYKGGLRFHPTVNLSILKFLAFEQVFKNSLTTLPLGGGKGGSDFDPKGKSDGEVMRFCQSFMTELSKHIGGFTDVPAGDIGVGAREIGYMFGQYKRLRNEFVGVLTGKGLTYGGSLIRPEATGYGVVYFANEAMKAHGDGLEGNRCAVSGSGNVAQFTIEKLLEFGAKPVTVSDSQGFVHDPDGIDAEKLAYIKELKNVKRGRIREYANEFGNAKFHEGMTPWNAEVDLAFPCATQNELPDYDAETLIKNGCKGVFEGANMPTTEKAYRALKAANVIFTPGKASNAGGVATSGLEMTQNSQRLNWSREEVDQKLQSIMKDIHENCKQHGSGSGPIDYVKGANIAGFVKVADAMLAQGNV from the coding sequence ATGAGTTCAATTTCCCCCGCTGTAGCGGCATTTATGGAGAAGGTTTCCTATAGAAATGCCCATGAACCTGAATTTTTACAGGCTGTTCAGGAAGTAGCAGAAACGATCATCCCTTTCGTGGAACAACATCCTGAATATCAATCGGCCAATTTGCTGGAAAGAATTTGTGAGCCAGAACGAGTGATCATGTTTCGGGTTCCCTGGATTGATGATCAGGGAAACTATCAGGTCAATCGAGGTATTCGCGTGCAAATGAATTCTGCGATTGGACCTTACAAAGGAGGTTTACGGTTCCACCCCACGGTAAACTTGAGTATCTTGAAATTTCTCGCTTTTGAGCAGGTATTCAAAAACAGTCTGACAACTCTCCCACTTGGAGGAGGTAAAGGCGGTAGTGATTTTGACCCTAAAGGAAAGTCCGATGGTGAGGTCATGCGTTTCTGCCAGAGTTTCATGACTGAATTAAGCAAACACATCGGTGGTTTTACGGATGTACCAGCCGGAGATATCGGAGTAGGAGCACGAGAGATCGGCTATATGTTTGGTCAGTACAAGCGATTGAGAAATGAATTTGTAGGCGTATTGACCGGAAAAGGCCTTACTTATGGCGGAAGCTTGATCCGCCCCGAAGCAACTGGTTATGGTGTCGTGTATTTTGCTAATGAAGCCATGAAAGCGCATGGTGATGGACTGGAAGGTAATCGGTGTGCTGTATCCGGTAGTGGTAATGTGGCACAGTTCACCATTGAAAAACTCCTGGAATTTGGTGCAAAACCCGTGACTGTTTCGGATTCTCAGGGTTTTGTGCACGATCCTGATGGAATAGATGCTGAAAAACTGGCTTATATCAAGGAACTGAAGAATGTGAAGCGTGGAAGAATCAGAGAATATGCAAATGAGTTTGGCAACGCTAAATTTCATGAAGGCATGACACCCTGGAATGCAGAAGTGGACCTGGCTTTTCCTTGTGCCACGCAAAATGAATTGCCAGACTATGATGCCGAGACGCTGATCAAAAATGGATGCAAGGGTGTATTCGAAGGAGCAAACATGCCTACGACTGAAAAAGCATATCGTGCCTTGAAAGCTGCAAATGTGATTTTCACTCCAGGTAAAGCGTCAAATGCTGGTGGTGTAGCTACCTCTGGGCTAGAAATGACACAAAACTCGCAACGACTCAACTGGAGCCGTGAAGAAGTAGATCAGAAATTGCAATCGATCATGAAGGACATTCATGAAAACTGCAAACAACATGGAAGTGGCTCGGGACCGATAGATTATGTCAAGGGAGCAAACATTGCCGGCTTTGTGAAAGTAGCAGATGCCATGCTTGCACAAGGGAATGTTTAA
- a CDS encoding NAD-binding protein, translating into MKKSPLSERLKYRFDNFISQGTVPMISGLGVFSLVFVVVFAGLLLAFGLHPDHTEQGFNFFDSIWVNLTHVLDPGTVGEHLENWPFRIFMMLVTVIGLVVISTLIGLVSNGILTKLEELRKGRSFVIENDHVLILGWSSKIFTIISELVIANENQKRGVIVILADKDKVEMEDEIRDKVGSTKNTDVICRTGNPIDVHDLYIANPFDTKSIIILDKDNENSDSQTIKTIVAIVTNPDRREEAYHITAEMEDKKNFEVAKMVGKNEVELILSDEIISRIMVQTSRQSGLSVVYMELMDFDGAEIYFMEEPTLVGKSFREILFAYEDSAIMGIQFADDHVEINPPMDTIFQPGDRVIGITEDDDTLIPNSPKSLAMDEARIVYTEPDESHKERILIVGWNNRAQYIIRELDYYVPPGSTVEVVSKFDDAERTVKKMQKRVKNISLEFEVQDTTDRETLENMHLERYDYIILLCYQNYYPIQEADAQTLITLLHLRNFTEKHGHTYKIVSEMLDIRNRQLADITSADDFIVSDKLVSLLMSQVSENKFLMRVFEDLFDADGSEIYIKPAKEYVQVGDPINFYTIMESAARKNEVAIGYRIKKEARDANKQYGVYVNPKKSEQFTLTEDDLVIVLSED; encoded by the coding sequence ATGAAAAAATCACCTTTGAGTGAAAGGTTAAAGTACAGGTTTGACAACTTCATATCACAGGGTACTGTGCCGATGATATCGGGTCTCGGAGTTTTCTCGCTGGTTTTTGTAGTAGTCTTTGCCGGACTCTTACTTGCTTTTGGACTTCATCCTGATCATACCGAACAAGGATTTAACTTTTTTGATTCTATTTGGGTCAACCTCACGCACGTTCTTGATCCAGGCACCGTAGGCGAACACCTCGAAAACTGGCCATTCCGAATATTCATGATGCTCGTGACTGTCATAGGCCTGGTAGTGATCTCCACCCTGATTGGTCTGGTATCGAACGGTATCCTTACGAAACTCGAAGAGCTTAGAAAAGGTCGTTCATTTGTAATCGAAAATGATCATGTCTTGATTCTGGGATGGTCTTCAAAAATATTCACCATTATTTCAGAGCTGGTCATCGCAAACGAAAACCAGAAAAGAGGTGTAATCGTGATCCTTGCTGATAAGGACAAGGTGGAAATGGAAGATGAGATCCGAGACAAAGTAGGAAGCACGAAAAATACGGACGTGATCTGTAGAACGGGTAATCCAATTGATGTGCATGATTTGTACATCGCTAACCCATTCGATACGAAATCAATTATCATTCTTGATAAGGATAATGAGAACTCAGATTCTCAAACCATCAAAACCATTGTGGCCATTGTGACCAACCCTGATCGTAGGGAAGAGGCTTACCACATTACGGCGGAGATGGAAGATAAAAAGAACTTCGAGGTAGCCAAGATGGTCGGTAAGAATGAAGTTGAGCTGATTCTTTCCGATGAGATCATTTCGAGAATCATGGTACAGACCAGCCGTCAGTCTGGTTTGAGTGTGGTTTACATGGAATTGATGGACTTTGATGGTGCGGAAATTTATTTCATGGAGGAGCCTACGTTGGTAGGCAAAAGCTTCCGTGAAATTCTGTTCGCCTACGAAGACTCTGCAATCATGGGTATCCAGTTTGCTGATGATCACGTGGAGATCAATCCACCAATGGATACTATTTTCCAACCCGGTGACCGGGTCATTGGAATTACAGAGGATGATGATACGTTGATCCCAAATTCGCCGAAAAGTCTGGCCATGGATGAAGCCAGGATCGTATATACCGAGCCTGACGAAAGCCATAAAGAAAGAATTCTGATTGTAGGTTGGAATAACCGTGCCCAGTACATCATCAGAGAACTTGACTATTATGTTCCTCCAGGTTCAACTGTAGAAGTCGTTTCGAAGTTTGACGATGCGGAAAGAACGGTTAAGAAGATGCAGAAGAGGGTGAAGAACATCAGCCTGGAGTTTGAGGTACAGGATACGACGGATCGCGAGACCTTGGAAAACATGCACCTGGAGCGATATGACTATATCATTCTGTTGTGCTACCAAAACTATTACCCGATTCAGGAAGCAGATGCACAAACGTTGATTACCCTGCTGCACCTTAGAAACTTTACAGAGAAGCACGGACACACTTACAAAATCGTGAGTGAGATGCTGGACATCCGAAACCGACAGTTAGCGGATATTACCAGTGCAGATGACTTCATTGTAAGTGACAAACTCGTGAGTTTGTTGATGAGTCAGGTGAGTGAGAACAAGTTCCTGATGCGTGTGTTTGAGGATCTTTTCGATGCGGATGGATCAGAGATCTACATCAAGCCGGCAAAAGAATATGTTCAGGTAGGAGATCCGATCAACTTCTATACGATCATGGAATCTGCCGCGAGAAAGAACGAAGTTGCTATTGGCTATAGAATAAAGAAGGAGGCCCGTGATGCAAACAAGCAATACGGAGTGTATGTGAACCCTAAAAAATCAGAGCAGTTCACGTTGACAGAAGATGATTTAGTGATCGTTCTATCGGAGGATTAA